CTTTTTCTTATCTAATCGATAGCCATTTGAGCTAAACCATTTTTCTACGTCGTCAAGTTCGCGCAATACGGTCCTGGAACTTACCTCCAACTCCTTGGCGATGGACTCAATGGTAATATAATTAGATTTTTCACATAATATATGAATAATTTTTTTGATTCGGGGACTGATATTCATTTGAATGCCTCCTAAGTTTTTAGCCCTTCAAACGATCTACCAAAATATCATATTGAGGATCATTTACAAAGTTTTGAATTGAAATGTGTTCTGCATTAGGTGCCATGCTTTTAGCTCTTGATGTTAAGCTTTCATGAGTAATAACGATTTCAGCATTTGCTGGAATTTGCTCAATAGATTTATTAACAACACTTACATCAAGGCCTGCATTTTTAAGTTTGTTTCTTAATTTAGTTGCACCCATTGCACTTGATCCCATTCCTGCATCACATGCAACGATGATTTGTTTAACGCTTACTTTTCTTAAAGGTTGTTTTCCTTTTAAGTTTTGTACTGCTGCTTTTGCACCTTCTAAATCTTGATCTTCTGAGCCAGCTGCTCTCTTAACAAAGAAGGAAGCAATCAAGAAACTTACTGCTGCAGATACTACAACCCCTGCGATTACTCCGAAGAATCCTCCCTTTGGAGTCATAGCAAGTACTGCAAGAATACTTCCTGGGGATGGTGCTGCTACAAGTCCTGCTCCAAACAGGCTTAATGTGAACACACCACTCATTCCTCCGCCGATTACTGCAAGTAATAATACTGGATTCATAAGCACATATGGGAAGTAAATTTCATGAATTCCACCTAAGAAATGAATAATAATTGCTCCTGGAGCAGACTCTTTTATTGATCCTTTTGCAAATAACCAGTATGCAAGTAAAATTCCAAGTCCTGGTCCTGGGTTTGCTTCTAATAAGAAGAAGATAGATTTTCCAACTTGTTCAGCTTGTTGAATTCCGATTGGTCCTAATACACCATGGTTAATCGCATTGTTTAAGAATAAGATTTTTGCTGGTTCGATAAAAATAGATACGAGTGGCAATAATCCTGCATTAACGATCGCATGAACTCCTGCACCCAATGCATTATTTAAAGCTGCCGCTAAAGGTCCTATGCCAAGATATGCTAAAATAGATATAATAGCTCCGATAATTCCGGCTGAGAAGTTATTAACAAGCATTTCAAATCCTGCTGGTATTTTTCCTTCTACTGCTTGGTCGAATTTCTTAATTACATATCCGCCAAGAGGTCCCATAATCATAGCTCCTAAGAACATTGGAACGTCTGCGCCCATAATAACACCTATGGTAGCGATAGCACCGAGTACGCCACCTCTTACATCTGCAACCATCTTACCGCCGGTATAACCAATCAATAATGGCAACAAATAGGTAATCATAGGTCCAACCATTGCACCTAATTTTTCATTAGGTACCCAACCTGTCGGAATAAAGAATGCAGTAATAAGTCCCCAAGCAATAAACGCACCGATGTTTGGCATTACCATTCCGCTCAAAAACCGTCCAAACTTTTGAATGTTTTGTTGTGTAGCGCTTTTTTGCATAGCTAATTCAGTTGACATAAAAAACCCTCCCCTTAATTTTTTTTACATTTCTTTACTATCGACATGTCTTTAGTAAATCACTTAAGTGTTAATTTAATTATAGTCGTTTTGCACTAAAAATGACAAGTTAAAGATAAGTTTTTATGTCACTATAGAAAGTGACACAATTATATAAATATATAAACAACTGCATTGTTGTCAGCTTACAAATTGCTATAAACCAGTATAATAATACTATTAAATATTATTTGGATTTTTCCTTTTTTATTGTGCATTTTGCTATTTTTTTCTTCCTGATTTTAATGTCAGTTATTGCCTAATATAGTTTGTACCGATCATATGAATTGAATCATTCTATCCGTCAAAATTTTTTATATGACTTATGCACCAATCTTTTTGCACGAGGAGGAGTTGGGAAAAATATATAGAATTAAGTTATATAAATCTTTAAAAAAGGATTACTGTCGGCATATGCCTGTTTATAGGGGGAATATATGAATCTGGATTTAAACTACTTTATTAAAACCTTACCACAAGATATGTATTCGAAAACAAAGGCGCATATCTGTAAACACATGGCTATTTTTGAACCAGAAGAGTATGTTTTGGGAAAGGTATTACGTGCTGATGATTATCATTTCTTACTCTTCTTTTCAGATGCTCCTATAACTAAAATCAATAACTGTGCTTATAAACCTCAAAAAGGAAGTTTGCTGGTTATCCAGCCTTGGGATGAGGTTTACGGCGTCCCCGATGACAATAAAAAAACCTATGGTAAATATATAAACATCACCGTAGAAAAGAGCTTTTTTAGAAGGATCGCGAAAGAAGCAGCAGGCGGAGGAGAATATGAATTTAAGCATATTCAGAATGTGTACAGCAAACAGCTGCTGGAGTTGATCGGTAATTTCCAACGGGAAATGATGGATCATGGAGAATCTTTTCCACTAATGCTTGAAAGCATATGCATACAAATTGTTTTTCAGCTGCTTCGGGATCTAAGCTCAGAGCCTGGAACAAATCAAAATAAGATTAGCAAGGATAACAAATACATCAAACAGGCTATCCAGTTTATGCAGGAATACTACAGTGCCAATATAAGCATCAACGATATTTGTAACCTCATTTACCTAAGTCCTTGCCATTTTAAAAGAGTATTCAAGGATTGTACAGGACAAACACCTTATCAATATCTGATGAAGATACGTTTAGAAAAAGCAAAAGAAATATTAAAAGAAAAAGAAAGTTCTATGGAAGAAGTTGCACGACTCTGCGGTTTTGTTAACACAGGACATTTTGCAACGGTTTTCAAACGAAATATTGGGATGTCCCCAAGCGAATACAGAAAACAAGCTCTTTAAAAAGACTGTTCGGCATAGATCGAACAGTCTTTTTGTCTAGAAACAACTAAAGTCAGCACTTTTTGAAACTAAAATGAGATTTTTAAAAACTTTATTCTTTAAGCTTTATGATAGTATATACAAAAAATCAGAAAAGGAGTTGGGAATGATGATCAAAAGAATTCTTACAATAACACTGTGCTTTATAATGTTTGTTACCTCTATGGCATATGTAAATGCCGCTAATGTAAAAAGCGTTGAGGCGCCACAAAACCTGACTGTAGAAGTAAAAAAGGATGGGGACGGATATCCGTATTTCCAGTTGAAGATGCAGGTGCCTAGTTCCGTTAAGGCACTAGCTTCGGAGAATGAGTCTGCCTTATTTTATGAGCCGGAATACAAAGTAGGTAATGGCGACTGGGAAATGGCAGGTTATGTAGACTTCGCTGCGGGATCTACAATTGATATGTATCCATGGGATATGGGCATGAATGGAGATATTGATATAAAGGCAAATACTTACTATTTCCGTGTTAGATTTGGTTATTATGGAATCGCAGGCACAGATGAATATGGAAATAGCATAGCTGCAGACCCTGTTTACTCACCTTATTCCAATACTGCTTCCACAGGCATAGCTGCCTATCAGAAGAAAT
The genomic region above belongs to Defluviitalea saccharophila and contains:
- a CDS encoding PTS mannitol transporter subunit IICBA, which produces MSTELAMQKSATQQNIQKFGRFLSGMVMPNIGAFIAWGLITAFFIPTGWVPNEKLGAMVGPMITYLLPLLIGYTGGKMVADVRGGVLGAIATIGVIMGADVPMFLGAMIMGPLGGYVIKKFDQAVEGKIPAGFEMLVNNFSAGIIGAIISILAYLGIGPLAAALNNALGAGVHAIVNAGLLPLVSIFIEPAKILFLNNAINHGVLGPIGIQQAEQVGKSIFFLLEANPGPGLGILLAYWLFAKGSIKESAPGAIIIHFLGGIHEIYFPYVLMNPVLLLAVIGGGMSGVFTLSLFGAGLVAAPSPGSILAVLAMTPKGGFFGVIAGVVVSAAVSFLIASFFVKRAAGSEDQDLEGAKAAVQNLKGKQPLRKVSVKQIIVACDAGMGSSAMGATKLRNKLKNAGLDVSVVNKSIEQIPANAEIVITHESLTSRAKSMAPNAEHISIQNFVNDPQYDILVDRLKG
- a CDS encoding AraC family transcriptional regulator; its protein translation is MNLDLNYFIKTLPQDMYSKTKAHICKHMAIFEPEEYVLGKVLRADDYHFLLFFSDAPITKINNCAYKPQKGSLLVIQPWDEVYGVPDDNKKTYGKYINITVEKSFFRRIAKEAAGGGEYEFKHIQNVYSKQLLELIGNFQREMMDHGESFPLMLESICIQIVFQLLRDLSSEPGTNQNKISKDNKYIKQAIQFMQEYYSANISINDICNLIYLSPCHFKRVFKDCTGQTPYQYLMKIRLEKAKEILKEKESSMEEVARLCGFVNTGHFATVFKRNIGMSPSEYRKQAL